A region of the Silene latifolia isolate original U9 population chromosome 9, ASM4854445v1, whole genome shotgun sequence genome:
AGATAAACATAAGGgcaacatatgtagaaacttaaaataagggataccatgtgtaatctgacaaagttcgagggtatcatgggaaatttccgtaaattttatatcaaattcaattttttctataaatatcatacaaataaagttggaaatcaaattttgaatgaaacagtttaacaatatattaattttagatttctcaaagatagatggtaaataacttttctattcaatttgatatgctatatctttaaatgtgatacgatcatttaagattgttattcaagattataaagtttaatttaaataagtaaaagaaattcacgactttaataaacagagttatatattaaaacaaaatttttaaattatcaatattttgaaaaacctacaaaacataaatgtgatttgtaaaaaaatcaaaaacttttcatagcttgcatataagtttataaaattttaaaatttcttattaaagtaaataaaacaataaaaaattgtaattaaattaatcaaagtgtttctaaaattttatattcaaatatattttcataatattatatttgattaaatttcattcagatttaagtTGGAAAAGATACTCGTCAcgggtgtttgtttgttcgtggctaaaaaatTATTTGCCATggaacaattcgtgactaaataaaattttgCCATGGGAGTGACATGgcccgtggctaaaatgattatttgccacgggtgtagcctaattcgtggcggaagtgactttttgccacgggaaaagttatcccgtggcataaatttttttccaaaataatgaataagtttttcccgtggctaaacaaattttagccacgaattatgaattcccgtggcataattcgtggcgcaagtgatgatttgttgtagtgtcattatatctaatagttatatttaaatttaataatatgatcaggtactctccattaatatttgtacgttgtgtttttcaaaaaaaaaattaacataattgagatacggaaatttcccgtggtaccccttaattttgtcagattttctatgttacccctacttttaagaatctggctatggtacccttgaggttccatttttgtctatagtaccccctaatgtaaacgTTGTTAAatagacgttaagtttgatgacgTGACACTAAAATAACAATTTAAAAGTAACACCCCCGTTATTGTTTTATTattacggatatctctctcttttaaatgaaaatttatttaactatatcattataatattgaaaatttctaatggtaaccttgaactttgatagattacacatgctaccatggacgtttgttttctattttttttttatcataactaGTTGTTGCACCGAGCGCCCCAATTTGGTGGAATGCTTAGCGGACCTAAGTCGGTAGTGTATGATAGAAAGCTTTGTGGTccattatatatataaaaggtgGAGCTCGATTATTATTTATTACAAAACGGCGATAAATGCTTGAAAACGCCATGTCTATTTATCTAATTCAAAATAATTATAGGGAACAACAGTCCCAAAATATAAGGTGAAATGACAGCACCACAAAGGCATAGGCCTTTGGCAAACAGACCTAAAGACCGAGATTAGGACATGAAATGACTAAACGAACGCTTTGCTAAATTATTCATATAGGGGACAATATCTTGTTAAAAAGCTCTTATCAATGGTGAGCTCGAAATCCATCCTCCTAATTCTCTATGTTTTAATCGGTCTCCCTGCAAACTTCCTTCCTCCAATATTCTAATGCTGAGATTATTCCTGCTGCTGCTACTAAGCGGTCCCTCCAGCTCCAAGTACTTGCCTCAACTTCAACTTCATTTTCATTTAGAATGGTTGCAGCCCTTAAATGGTAATTCTTTCCGCTTTTAACCTGAAAAACAATTCACTTGTAAGAGCCAAGAATAATCATACAATTTTACCTTGTGGCAAATTAATTATCCCCATTTGACATTGGTGGTCATATCTTTTCAACTTTTGACCATTAGTTCTTAAAATATGAATATATAACACAATATCTGTTTTATTTGAGTTATCAGAGGACAAACAATTTTCATATTATAATTAttccacatcagaaaaaaaaaaattcaattttggtgaatatattacttataaatagtagaattatctCACATTGAAAGATAAGTATATGGTGgaatgattatgtgattataaataaatgttaacccacgtatatattaatcgtttatttttttgaaagagatattataataatatgtaaacaaatcattagacataaaatgtaaacattaaacccttataacgttttttttttttttttttgcattataaataagttaattacccgcATTCAAACTAGTAATCCACTAATACCAAGTACCATCAAGTAGCCTAGAAAACAATTTATAGGACGGAAATAACCAAAGCACTCCTCAGAAAAACCACAACAGAGTACAAATGAAAGGTGGACTGACAAGAGAATATACAAAAAATAACATATCCTCAAACACAAATTCTTAACTAGTTCAACCCAAATTCTTAacttggcaaattccgtgggaaatttctagtattatcaaggatgtgaaattagaccttcattttttcgatgaagtgataattaaacatctTTAAATGCCAACAAAGGTtcttgacttcatggcttcagttggacattcatgtccaactctttcgaggtggtttgatagccggtggcttcaacttacctccctcattcgaaaggatgagataggttggtcatATCCTAGaagatcaacctagttttcttacctaaaaataaaataaaataaaaaaataaaataaaaaataaaataaaataaaaaaactttTTGTTAAACTCCTGCTTTAAAGCTTCAACATCTCGGGAATTTCGGGCCAACTTATTCTTCTTGATAGTTATCAACTTGTCATACACACACCAGGGAAAGCTGAGAAAATGATCTCGGTTCATCCCATCGTTGTATTGACCATAATAACTTGCATGGTAAGTAACATAATACCAAGCTGATGCTTTCGCATACAGGTCATTCTCTCCTAAAACCGAATCATCATCATCTCGTTCGTTGAACCATGACCGAGCTTCTTTCCTCAATGACCTGACTGCCAAAGTAACTGCTTCAGCATCTTTCCTCTTATCGAAGGACTTTGACATGTTGATTATATTTCCACTCAGAATTTCAGCTTCAGTTTCTATTCCATAATAATCCATCAAATTCCCGAGCCTGTAGTCGTATTGAGTTTTGTGATAGTGGGCATCAGCAACATGATCCTCGAACCCGTCATGCTCCATGTCAGGGTCGTAAGAGCGTTTGGCCATTTCACGGGTGAATTCTCTTATGGGTAGTGCTTGAGGAGATCTTGCTTTTACTTCCCTAAACAACTTTCCAATCACGTTGGTAGACTCGTAGGTTGGCTTGTCGGGCTTATCCATAAAATCAGGGAATTCTTTTACATAGAGATTCTGTGGAATAACAGCAGGAACGCCGGTTTTGGGGAAGTCAACAGCAATGGAAAAAAGCTTTGCAAGCTTTATACATTGGCTACTCATTGCCTTGTCCACCTGCCTGTCAGCAAAGGCAGTGTGTGCATTTGAAATTATCCCTAAACTGTCATCGATTATACAGTTGGCAAAGTATTCCATCACTTCCTGCACAAgcaaaattacaaattatttggacaaaacaaaaaacaagcaTGTATAGTAGAAATTTAGAATAAAAAGCTAGAACTTCTGAGCACAAGTTGATCTAGCTAAAACCATAACTCTCACGTTTGGGGCGATGGGGATGCAGAAAACTAGCAATACATATATGCATGAATCCTGCAGACATTCTCCTGTAGACTCAAACGTTCAATGGAACCAAAGTAGAGCTACACTTATGTTACTATAGAACAAGGTGTCAAAGATATTCAGTAAATATGTTGTaaatatttttcatatctttagtCTGATTGTATTTTCCATATTTGTAATATAGTTAGCTTGCTTATCAAGGTCTAGGGTTTGTGTCTTCTTGTATATATACCTTGTTATAATGTTAATACAAATCATCCAATTATAATCAATTCTCTACACAAGGTTTAGCAGCATTATATACTACATTCGGAGAAGGTAGCAAGCTAACAGTTCTAGAACGACTCGAACCTGACTTGTGAGTGTTCTCACTGGCTGTTTAGAACGATTAAGACCTTGCGAAAATGAACTAGTTCAAAATCAGATGTGATATTAGTATGACTGTTTAAATGATTAAACAATGTATAATACACAGGATGAAAATATTAAGAGAAGAAAAACAACCTCCATGGTAACATCGTGATCCAGCTCCTCACTCTTTTCAGCTGAGTAATCCATGGGTTCAACTTGGCGACTAGGTATTAGCTCCGAGTCCCAACAGACAAAGTATATATCGCCGTCTAAGTCACTTCCAGAACATTCATTTGGATGAGGCCTGATATAGGAAATAATAACGTTTCAAAGCCACCGACAAAGCATTTCCAAGGAAATGAAACATATCTTACAAAAAATAATTTGAATACCTCATCCCTTTCTGGGGAAACACAACACAATCAACCATGTGATGTAAAGCAGGAACATCTACGGCCGTCAAAACACGCATATCACCAGGATGCAGACAGGGATTCTTGGCAACAACCACCTTTCGTTGCAATACACAATTTGGTTTACCCTCAGAGCCTCTATTTATGATTAGTTCGTTTCCAACATCTCGGAATCTTCCACCAGAAACCTGAACAAACACCTGACCATATTCCAAGGATTTGGTTTCATCAAGGCAACCCATTAATGCTCTACCTTTTGGAATAAAAATTCTTGATTTTGTCCTCAATTCCTGCAACTTTGCTTCACGGAATGATTGCAGCATCATTGACAGGAATGGTTCAGCATCTGGGTTGTAGCCACATTTAAGCATTTCTTTAAGAATGTTAGTAACCTCCCCAGGGCACATAAGTTCCAGTGCCGATCGTGCCTTAAGTGGGTCTGTCAGAATGGCATCCAATTGTTCTAGAGcttctttttgtttcttttcaaaCGCACCATCTTGTACACCAAGGGTTGACAGAAGGGTAATCAACTGACGATTCAAATAACAAGGCTGATACTTACTATACGCAAGCACATCCAGTTTATTGTTTTCTGATTTATACTTACACATACTAGGTCGCAGAGATAGCTTCCAAAGTGATGTTGGATCGACAGCGACAACCCCCTTGTATCCACCATATCTGATCTGGAAAGCAGACGGCATACAACTTTTCAAACCACATTTAGTTGCCACTTTGCGAGCAAAATCAGCTGATATTTTCCCAATGCCATCAGAGAACACATATGATTTTAACCCGTGAATGATTTTTACATCAGGTATCTGATCTACTTCATGACTAGCAACAGTGAGAGTTTCTGTTGATGACCCAAAAGATTGACCAAGTCTAGCTGCATATTTTGCCACATTTCTAATATCTTTAAAATCGCCCATCCAAGTTCTAATATCGTCCGCAGAGAGTCCAGGCCGGGAAGCAAACATCCACGCAGAGCTTTCTCGCAATTGACTTGATGAGAAGGCCAGGAACTCAAACTTCTTATCATCGATAACTATGCCGTTTCTCAGAACGGAACGAATCCTTGCATCGATTTCAGTTCGCCTGACTACACTAAATTCAGAGGAGATACGCGGAGACAAATCTGTTGAGTATAGTTTCTCCAAATTCTCGTCCACAAAAGACACGCGAAGAAAGTTATTTATGTCATTGGAAAAATTCCTAATCACCCTATTAGAAACATTCACCTCTGGCCCACAAAAGTACACTCTACATGGAGTTACTTGAACCCTGCGGACGTAAACCAACCCTTCATCTAAGGAAATAGTTGGCCTTGCAGGACGTCTCCTAGATGAGAGATACTTGGTATACTCTTGTTTTAACCACTCAACTGGGTTATAGCAGCACTCCTTCTCGTGTTGCAGTCTTTCGAGTGCAGATTCAATGCAGGCCTTGTCAATCCTACATGGATCGATCATCTGATAGAAACTACGGTTTAGATTTGGGCCAGCAAGGCATCCATTTTGGATCAAGTTATTCACCTTAAACAAGATCTCGAATGGTAACTTGATTCCTGTGGGAGGAGAAACTATTGGAACAAGTTCAAAGTTCTGGGAGTAGGTATTGCCTGGCCTTAGAGTGAAGGGCCCTTCATTCTCTTTGAAGTAAACAAAGTTATCTTTCAAGTCTGGAAGCTCACTGTTATATGGGAGCTCTAAACAAAACACAGATGATTGTCCTATGCAACCTAATGTGGTGAAATCGGTTGTCCTAAACCACTGATCATCTTGTGCATCCTTGACAAAATACTGTACGAAAGTACGTTCAGCCTTTTCGAAAATCCGAGGAGCACCAAACAGCTGAAATATTAGGAAAACATTGTCACACTTTTACTTTATTATAGCATTGAATGGAGGTAAGAACATAGACTTGGTCAAGAATAGATTAACATTTAAATAGTACAAAGATGAAAATTAGTGGATTGCTCAACAACAGACCAAGTACTTTAGCCTAACATAAGGAGTGTGTATTAGATGACTGAGAAGTTTACATTATATAGGAGAGCTATACTACATAAATAAGGAAGGGGGCCTATACAAAAGATGCTAAATTGATTTACAGAATATGCAGTTGCTACAAATACAATATAAATGCTATAATTACAGTATATGACAGCTTGATTGATATATTATGGAGGATTGACTTGATTTTGTGAGGTGGAGATATTATGTGATAAGATATGGTTAATAGTTAGTTGGTATATTTTGACAGCAGAATAACTTCTTCAGCTATATAAAAACAACAGCGCCTTAGTCCCAAAGCGATTTGGGGTTGGCTAACATGGACTGTCTTATGGGACCGTCGTGTGATCAACAAAAAACAGAGAAAAGGGGAACACGATGGTAAAACGAAGATGTTTTGTGAACACTTAAAACTAAAAGTTGTGGGCGATACTGGTTGAGTAAGCAAGGTCAGGATAGCGTTTTGTAAATCCACGAAGAATGGTGCCAAGAGAGACAGAAATCAGACAGTTTACAGTAATAGGTCAGCAAGCAAGGTGATACTGGTTGTGCAACCAAATTTCTCTTCATGGTATCCTAAGGACGGCTTCTAAGTTGTAACGCTGAAGTACTGAACAAGGAGGTTGACACAGATTGGCAGAAGTTATCCTAAAACGCTCCACGGAAGAGACCAAAGAAGAGCGTTTGCAACAGCAATTAACAAGTTGACAAAAGAAAGGTTACTAAATAGCCTCTTCATTAAGCTGAAAAGAATAAGGGGTAAATTAACAAATTTACAACAGGCAAAGTCACGTTTTCAGGACCTTTGCTACATGTTTTGATCAGAAGCAACTAAAGAATTGTGCATACATTCCTCCTCAAAAAGTCGTTAGAAAGTGATGATATTATGTTATCAAGAAGGGTTTTGAAACAGCATTCAAGATTTAAAGCCATGTATTCCtatgacataaagcaaagaaagaaCGACATTATTCCTTCATTATCCTTAATTCCCTAATCCCTAGTAGTTATTGCAGTAATGGTTTTAAGAATTCAAAAAAGCATCTATAAAATCAAAATGTAGTACGGAGTATTATATGTTGCAGTATGAAAGTGTTAGGAGTGTTAGCATAGGCACAGTGAGACAAAATATTGAAATTTGTGCATTAAACGGCCACATTAGTTGTGGCTGTTACTACATTATCTTTGTGATAATGGTTGTGTTTTAAGGCTGAGATAAATGAGCCATTAAATGTGTATTAATGgccattaatctcattaatcttCCTCTTAGTAACTGCCTATATGTGGTAGTATAAATAAGACGATGTATAAGCAATAGATACAACAACAAATATAACACAGTAACAGTAACTTCAATCACAACAAAGCCACCATTGTTAAGAGCTTTTGGAACTTGGGGTGTGAACTACCACCGAGACTCTAGTAGTCGTCGGAATCGGTTTTCGTGGGCAGAATGTCGGCACGTCGATCACCGTACCTATTCCGCTATTAAGGTACGCATATTTTCtaacagtggtatcagagccggtcGTGTTTCGGCTTCTGTCCGAGTTTAAAAACATGATTACATTAAAATTCGTTTTTTTAATCGTGTTTCTCCGATCATCCTGATTGTTTTTGTATACTCCCATTTATGATTAATATGTTGTTTTTTTTTCATAGATAATGTTTACTTCATATGTTGAATTACATATCTGACTAATTAATATGTTGAATACTTGAATTTACACTATCGTCGTACCGGTTTCGCCTTCGGCCTTGCTTCTGATTTTCTTGATCGGTACGTATAAGTCACGCACCACCGAGGTTATGACCCCAAAAGTTTTTTTATTCGTTCCGCGTGAATCCCGCTTGTTTTTAAGACTGTGCGACGGCGCGTGTATGTCACGCTGCACAGTATTGGACGCGCGTTGAGTGCGTGAGTCGCCTCAAACTTTTCTCTGGTGCTGGTGCCGTTTTTTTGTGACGGTGGTGATAGTTTGGTTAAAGACGGAGTCAGAAATCAGGTTGTATAGTATCATTTTCGGCATTGAACACGTGTGTGTCACGCTCCAACGCCGGCCGTGATAAGTGAGCGCGTGAGTCGCCTCAGATGAGTTGTCCGGCGCCGATCCACATGGTGACAACGGTTGTTTCGGAATTGCTTCTGTGTGAAACGGCTTCAAATCGTTGTTTTCTGATTAAAAGATGGAGATCAGTCCTCCACTTTCTTTGAAAATCATGGTATTTTGTATAGTGACTATATTTCTTGGATTGTTTTGTTTTCTTAAATGATGAAATCATATTAAGAGAACAATGGGAAAGAGGAGTTTTGTTGTTTGACAGGgaagaagttttttttttttctattttttggtTTCAAATTGGTTTTGGGTTTTATATTTTACCTCCTTGATTGACTGACCTAGAATTATCTAGACGtacatactccctcccatccaaatcAAAGGTTACATTTGATTTTTTGACACTATTTATGATTGTAGAGAATCTTTGGTATTATTAGAATGATAAGAAAAAATATAAAcgcgagatcttgtttgatttcatCGCTTAACGAATcttataagaatatcaagtttttataatttttaataatgtgtaattaaAAATATTCACGTTGTAAAACGCGCCTCGGCAAATGTAATAAGgtcaaatgtaacctttggtttggatgggagggagtattatttagttGTTTGTCAGTTACACTTGATAAACTTGAGGCAGTGAAGCTTTTTGGCTTTATTAGTttatttgtacatttggactccACAattacaagtttttttttttgcatgtttTAATATGTGATCTTCTATACACAAAATTTCATTTGTGACTGTAGGTATTCGTCACTTTGGAGTAACGGATATCATTtttcctcacaaatgacccatatagaggagagagggaagcacatgggagtgcccccaccttgtcccccctattcgttttgtgagtggcattatccgtcacttgctccgacccgtcttcagcaagacttatTGTCTTGTATATTGTTCTCAAATTTGTACATTTGTTTTTGGGTTGAATTTGTTTCAACTAATAAAATGTTATGTAAATTTGTTTTACATATCACCGCTAATGTTTAAGTGACATTATATAATGCTAATATGTTTAGCTAAGCTTAAAAATGTGTGAATATGTTTCATATAAAGTAGATCGTGAGTCACATAAATTTGTTTTATATGATTTTAGTTACACCCAATCCCCCCTACAACATAGACTTGGTCAAGAATAGATTAACATTTAAATAGTACAAAGATGAAAATTAATGGAGTGTGTATTAGATGACTGAGAAGTTTACATTATATAGGAGAGCTATACTACATAAATAAGGAAGGGAGCCTATACAAAAGATGCTAAATTGATTTACAGAATATGCAGTTGCTACAAatactgtaacaccccgcgctttccttatatttttaaataaacttttaagtaatttttattaaataattattatttaaagcttattttcataaaatatagccgtagccgtgtaacggtaataatagtgtagattttaataatattattctccgactcgagttatagtagacttgggacgaaaattctagtggataccgactcattttgagttattgggcttaacttgactcatgggcctttttcccctcttttctctacacaaaacctcacctaaaccctcacaacttcatctccctcacttgtaatttctgaaatttcccaacaaccaccccaccattgttgaaccttcaattactaaccctaaaatcaccatatctcactcaattcttcaccaatctcgttccttttcgcgccattctcttccttttctcatttcccttctttctaagtaagaaagttgccatcttttcctctatttcgaaattctcatcttacaaggatgtggattcttgacttaatacctttgtttttgtgtttaggggagaacttggacaacccggaggaggatagctacatcattgacgagtctttagaagactgaagtgcaaaaaggtaacggtgatgggttatgTAGTATTaaactcatatgaatgttaaatttggtgtctttcatgccttgtggtgatttggtgttgagtagaTGACTTGTATGATGATTCTCACATGTTTAATGAGTAATTTCATGCCTTGTTCTAATATGGTGAAATATGAGATTGTCTTAAAGGAATCCtctcataattacatgattaaacttCTTtttaatgattaatgaacaaccccatatgttaattacatcttaaaagtggTAATTTTATGAGTATTCATCATATTggagaagtatgaaatgattaaatgaaagatggttgaatttggaagactttagatgAGTGTTTGATGCATTCTCGCGTACAGAGATCCTCTCACGGTGGGGTGGGGCGGCCTACCCAACCCAACCGGCAGCATCGTCAGGCATTTCGACTCGACTCATAAAAATGGAGATTTAAGCCTTTGTAATCCCCTGTCGGGTGTGGGCAGcccgcctacccaaccggcagcacAGACTTGAGATTTTGGTGTCTTTTAGAATAGGGTGTATCCTCACGGTGGCTGGCTTCAAGAATTTGGTCAACCTAAgcagagaatacacaatgtgaGATGTTGAAGTTATTTGACTATAGCTGATCCTCTCGCCGGTGGATCGTGGACCGGCCACCCTACAGAGAATACGCATTGCATGTTTTTGACCTTGTTTTCCTTTAGCTTGTATCCCGGGGTGGACCTAAGACAGCCGCCACCCTACAGAGAATACACCCTCACCTAATTTTGACATTTTTCACCTTAGCATGAATCCTCCGGTGGGCGGCAGGTGCCCACACCACAGCAGAGTACGATGATTCTCATACCTTTATACTTATGCAtgtttcacatgaattgtttacgttatgtttgttcaatcttttccactcgtatttgtgacccgagtgtgacgttttacattgtgagactactcgactttccctatttatttgccctcggacattgggtcacggttaggtgccattgtttccgagttgggctatttttccttccgcctttttcggaccgggggtcacggttaggtgacaaggttccgcttgaggttactcgactttcgggcacggttaggtgtaccatatttcgagtcttggatacgatttggtatcgtttgtcgaatcgggtgtcgtccatcccgagagtctggccaggtttagactaggaccgtattatgatcgtcgtcctaccaagaggttggagtctagagggttgtcttgtttgagtctatactttgtaatttgtcttacatttgagttgagtcaatatttgaccgttggacctaattattcttctcacatttatgcataactactcttattgcattttgtatactaatcatgatcctctcgttaccgtaagtatttatcctcatgcttgtttgtttaattacattcctaattacttgtattttgacatattgtggctgggagaaccccgagttactcccccgaccgtggctttcatatttattatgaatgacagttggtgatgaagcttaagtgggcaagaccgtgtgagctagcgagttcttaccttggaccttatttagttatcacttaatagactcacctacttttcgaatctatgttaattcgtgggatatcttttccccaataaatagacttgtattGTAAACTTAAAGCTAACtatttaaacttatttatcgtgttggtgataccccGCGTTGGACTTCGATAgaagtcttaaaagttttaaaaatctcgtgtttccgccacgatttactagttatatttagttgcctcatcgaggggtgtcacgcGATTGGTATCGAGcaatattgctcccgacgcacacacgtgtaccccaacttaaaattctcacttgaccttgaataatgaatgagagatgggtagaattaaggacctaagttggtagcctttttgtgcaTGTTTTGTgttaggttctaacttgtttgctcttgtgcaaGATGGCACGACCAACCCAagtggaaaatgctatcatgcaagccctcactcaagtacttgctaatcaacaaaatgctcaacccgctccccttgctcccgaagctaaccgtcaaggaagttatgcttggattgcaagtcaactagcaaggaacaaggctaagacctatggtggtgaagtggatcccgttgctctctcggagtggtttcgtgatatggagaagaacttctctctctttgatgcccgagaggaggacaaggtgagattag
Encoded here:
- the LOC141598911 gene encoding RNA-dependent RNA polymerase 1-like, producing the protein MGKTIQVSGFPSTVSVEQIKTYLESHTGEGTVYALKVKPFKSGKGRVYVIVQFTAVKFARVIMSLCERPKKLWFQSNYLMAREVDQDIVPRPRTNQHKIENITLHVGCKVANDEFVKFWEAPDVSLSFVHSLRKLYFELSSNSKEYKLELSYESIWQIELRHPPGCHSKYLLIQLFGAPRIFEKAERTFVQYFVKDAQDDQWFRTTDFTTLGCIGQSSVFCLELPYNSELPDLKDNFVYFKENEGPFTLRPGNTYSQNFELVPIVSPPTGIKLPFEILFKVNNLIQNGCLAGPNLNRSFYQMIDPCRIDKACIESALERLQHEKECCYNPVEWLKQEYTKYLSSRRRPARPTISLDEGLVYVRRVQVTPCRVYFCGPEVNVSNRVIRNFSNDINNFLRVSFVDENLEKLYSTDLSPRISSEFSVVRRTEIDARIRSVLRNGIVIDDKKFEFLAFSSSQLRESSAWMFASRPGLSADDIRTWMGDFKDIRNVAKYAARLGQSFGSSTETLTVASHEVDQIPDVKIIHGLKSYVFSDGIGKISADFARKVATKCGLKSCMPSAFQIRYGGYKGVVAVDPTSLWKLSLRPSMCKYKSENNKLDVLAYSKYQPCYLNRQLITLLSTLGVQDGAFEKKQKEALEQLDAILTDPLKARSALELMCPGEVTNILKEMLKCGYNPDAEPFLSMMLQSFREAKLQELRTKSRIFIPKGRALMGCLDETKSLEYGQVFVQVSGGRFRDVGNELIINRGSEGKPNCVLQRKVVVAKNPCLHPGDMRVLTAVDVPALHHMVDCVVFPQKGMRPHPNECSGSDLDGDIYFVCWDSELIPSRQVEPMDYSAEKSEELDHDVTMEEVMEYFANCIIDDSLGIISNAHTAFADRQVDKAMSSQCIKLAKLFSIAVDFPKTGVPAVIPQNLYVKEFPDFMDKPDKPTYESTNVIGKLFREVKARSPQALPIREFTREMAKRSYDPDMEHDGFEDHVADAHYHKTQYDYRLGNLMDYYGIETEAEILSGNIINMSKSFDKRKDAEAVTLAVRSLRKEARSWFNERDDDDSVLGENDLYAKASAWYYVTYHASYYGQYNDGMNRDHFLSFPWCVYDKLITIKKNKLARNSRDVEALKQEFNKKFFYFILFFILFFYFILFLGKKTRLIF